In Prunus dulcis chromosome 2, ALMONDv2, whole genome shotgun sequence, a single genomic region encodes these proteins:
- the LOC117618558 gene encoding GDSL esterase/lipase At4g01130: MRLRLPKACDLQKLFLAGMAMVATLSCLSHSKCEFEAIFNFGDSNSDTGGFWAAFPAESGPYGMTYFKRPVGRATDGRLILDFLAQALGLPFISPYLQSIGSDYRHGANYATLASTVLLPNTSLFVTGISPFSLAIQLNQMKAFKTQVEEHSWDQQESKRLPSWDIFGKSLYTFYIGQNDFTSNLAAIGVGGVKQYLPQVVSQIAGTIKELYALGGRAFLVLNLAPVGCYPSFLVGLPPSELDAFGCSISYNNAVVDYNNMLKETLRQTRGSLTNASLIYVDTSSVLLELFRHPTSHGLKYGTKACCGHGGGAHNFDPRVFCGNTKVINGRTVTATACSDPYNYVSWDGVHATEAANKLVTWAILNGSYSDPPFPFHDFCDLQPLN; the protein is encoded by the exons atgagacTGCGTTTGCCAAAAGCTTGTGACCTGCAGAAGCTTTTTCTTGCAGGGATGGCAATGGTGGCAACTCTGAGTTGTTTAAGTCATTCCAAATGCGAGTTTGAGGCAATCTTCAATTTTGGGGACTCGAATTCAGACACAGGTGGGTTTTGGGCAGCTTTTCCAGCAGAATCTGGACCCTATGGCATGACCTACTTCAAGAGACCTGTGGGTCGGGCTACAGATGGGAGGCTCATACTTGATTTCTTGG CTCAAGCTCTAGGGTTGCCATTCATAAGCCCATATCTGCAGTCGATTGGATCCGACTATAGACATGGGGCCAACTATGCTACGTTGGCATCCACTGTGCTTTTGCCAAACACGTCCTTGTTTGTCACTGGAATCAGCCCATTCTCTCTAGCCATCCAGCTCAACCAAATGAAGGCATTCAAGACCCAAGTTGAAGAACACTCCTGGGATCAACAAG AATCGAAGAGACTTCCGTCCTGGGACATTTTCGGGAAATCACTCTACACGTTCTACATTGGCCAAAACGATTTCACCTCCAATTTGGCAGCCATTGGTGTAGGCGGAGTGAAGCAATATCTTCCTCAAGTGGTCTCCCAAATTGCTGGTACTATCAAG GAGCTATATGCCTTAGGAGGGCGGGCATTTCTGGTACTTAATCTGGCACCAGTGGGTTGCTACCCATCATTTTTGGTGGGGCTACCTCCTTCTGAACTTGATGCGTTTGGATGCTCGATTTCTTACAACAATGCAGTTGTAGACTACAACAACATGTTGAAGGAGACACTCAGACAAACCAGAGGCTCTCTCACAAATGCTTCCCTCATATATGTGGACACCTCCTCTGTTTTGCTGGAGCTCTTCAGACATCCCACATCTCATG GGCTCAAGTATGGTACCAAAGCATGTTGTGGGCATGGGGGTGGTGCCCACAATTTTGACCCTAGAGTTTTTTGTGGAAACACAAAGGTGATCAATGGGAGAACTGTGACTGCAACAGCTTGTAGTGATCCTTACAACTATGTAAGCTGGGATGGAGTCCATGCCACAGAAGCTGCAAACAAGCTTGTTACATGGGCTATCCTCAATGGCTCTTATTCAGATCCTCCTTTTCCATTTCATGACTTCTGTGACCTCCAACCTTTAAATTGA